A DNA window from Hoplias malabaricus isolate fHopMal1 chromosome 5, fHopMal1.hap1, whole genome shotgun sequence contains the following coding sequences:
- the LOC136696515 gene encoding histone H1-like: MAEVAPAPAAAAPAKAPKKKAAARPKKSGPSVAELIVKAVSESKERSGVSLAALKKALSAAGYDVEKNNSRVKVAVKSLVTKGTLLQTKGTGASGSFKLNKKQTETKKKPVKKVAPKAKKPVAKKPAAAKKPKKVAAKKPAAAKKSPKKVKKPVAAKKVAKSPKKAKKPAAPKKAAKSPKKTKTVKPKAAKPKAPKAKKAAPKKK; encoded by the coding sequence ATGGCAGAAGTCGCTCCAGCGCCCGCCGCAGCCGCTCCGGCCAAGGCACCCAAGAAGAAAGCTGCCGCTCGCCCTAAAAAGAGCGGCCCTAGCGTTGCCGAGCTCATCGTCAAGGCCGTGTCGGAATCCAAGGAGAGGAGTGGCGTGTCTCTGGCCGCGCTGAAAAAAGCCCTCTCCGCCGCCGGCTACGACGTGGAGAAGAACAACTCCCGCGTCAAGGTGGCCGTCAAGAGCCTGGTGACCAAGGGCACACTGCTGCAAACCAAAGGCACCGGCGCGTCTGGCTCTTTTAAGCTCAACAAGAAGCAAACCGAGACCAAGAAGAAACCAGTCAAAAAGGTGGCGCCTAAAGCTAAGAAGCCTGTCGCCAAGAAACCTGCCGCGGCCAAGAAGCCCAAGAAGGTAGCGGCAAAGAAGCCTGCTGCCGCCAAGAAATCCCCGAAGAAGGTGAAGAAGCCTGTGGCCGCCAAGAAAGTGGCCAAGTCCCCCAAGAAGGCAAAGAAGCCCGCGGCCCCTAAGAAGGCAGCCAAGAGCCCCAAGAAGACAAAGACGGTCAAACCCAAAGCAGCGAAGCCCAAGGCGCCGAAAGCGAAAAAGGCTGCCCCCAAGAAGAAGTAA